One window from the genome of Gimesia aquarii encodes:
- the carB gene encoding carbamoyl-phosphate synthase large subunit: MPRRDDIHKILIIGSGPIVIGQACEFDYSGTQACKALREDGYEVVLVNSNPATIMTDPETAHRTYIEPITWQYIQKVIEIEKPDALLPTLGGQTGLNAAMDLARRGILDQLGVELIGAKEEVIAKAESRDQFKEAMMKIGLDCPRSAVVHNMEEANAALKDISLPMIIRASYTLGGTGGGVAYNREEFEEKVRSGLALSPVNEVLLEESILGWKEYEMEVMRDRADNVVIICAIENFDPMGVHTGDSITVAPAQTLTDKEYQRMRDATIACMREIGVETGGSNVQFAINPDTGRMTIIEMNPRVSRSSALASKATGFPIAKIAAKLAVGYRLDEIRNDITRETLACFEPTIDYVVTKIPRWTFEKFVDADSVLTVQMKSVGETMAIGRTFKESLQKALRGLEIGHFGLGGGNKDLWGTPKQPSQDFIESRLSIPNEERIFFIRYAFKLGMTSEQIHELSDIDPWFLNHIKQLVEFEEEICNSSRLEDLDFAFMKKAKQYGYSDKQLAFWLDSTEMDVRQYRKNLGIEATFKQVDTCAAEFEAYTPYFYSTYEQENETPANPEQNRRIMILGGGPNRIGQGIEFDYCCCQASFALRELGIESIMVNSNPETVSTDYDTSDHLFFEPLTTEDVLNICDRMQPDGVIVQFGGQTPLNLARGLEAAGVNIIGTSPEMIDAAEDRERFQAILEKLELHQPPNGIATDTESARAVANEISYPILVRPSYVLGGRAMEICYDEESLVRYMHEAVNASPDHPVLVDQFLEDAIEVDVDAISDGITTLVGGVMEHIEEAGVHSGDSACVLPPHSLPDSVIDEIKRATYALARELKVCGLMNIQFAVKQTEDGYTVYILEVNPRASRTSPFVSKATGLSLPRVAAKVMAGVPLLEQGVTREIVPQHTSVKESVFPFSRFLGVDIILGPEMRSTGEVMGISKGFALAFAKSQLAANTTLHSEGTVFISMADVYKETMIEPARRLIEMGFKIVSTSGTARVLQEAGIEVSTVKKLKEGRPNLLDMMANQDVQFIFNTPSGKGSRTDEGKIRSASVTYGVTCVTTIPGCLAVVKALEALAEDATPQVRALQDWMADIE; encoded by the coding sequence GTGCCCAGACGCGACGATATCCATAAAATTTTAATCATCGGCTCCGGTCCCATCGTAATTGGCCAGGCTTGTGAATTTGACTATTCCGGTACACAAGCATGTAAAGCATTAAGAGAAGACGGTTATGAGGTTGTGTTGGTGAACTCCAATCCAGCTACAATTATGACCGACCCGGAAACCGCTCATCGAACTTATATTGAACCGATCACATGGCAATATATTCAAAAAGTGATCGAAATCGAAAAACCAGATGCACTGCTGCCGACTTTGGGCGGGCAGACCGGCTTGAATGCGGCAATGGACCTGGCACGACGGGGAATCCTTGATCAATTGGGAGTCGAGTTGATCGGTGCCAAAGAAGAGGTGATTGCTAAAGCCGAAAGCCGTGATCAGTTCAAAGAAGCCATGATGAAAATTGGGCTCGACTGCCCTCGAAGTGCGGTCGTCCATAATATGGAAGAGGCAAACGCCGCCTTAAAAGACATCAGCCTCCCGATGATCATTCGGGCCAGTTATACCTTAGGGGGCACGGGAGGGGGAGTTGCCTATAACCGTGAGGAATTCGAAGAAAAAGTACGTAGCGGGCTGGCTCTTTCTCCGGTGAATGAAGTCTTACTCGAAGAATCCATCCTCGGGTGGAAAGAGTATGAAATGGAGGTCATGCGTGATCGGGCCGATAATGTGGTGATTATCTGTGCGATCGAAAACTTCGATCCGATGGGAGTTCATACAGGAGATTCTATTACTGTCGCACCGGCACAAACCTTGACTGATAAAGAATATCAACGGATGCGTGATGCCACGATCGCCTGTATGAGGGAAATTGGCGTCGAAACGGGTGGTTCCAATGTCCAGTTTGCGATTAACCCCGATACCGGCCGGATGACGATTATTGAAATGAATCCTCGCGTCAGCCGCTCGAGTGCACTCGCCTCTAAAGCAACCGGATTTCCAATTGCCAAAATTGCTGCAAAACTCGCTGTCGGGTATCGACTGGATGAAATCAGGAACGACATTACGCGCGAAACACTCGCTTGTTTCGAACCTACGATCGATTATGTCGTGACAAAAATTCCACGCTGGACATTCGAAAAATTTGTCGATGCCGATTCTGTGTTAACAGTACAGATGAAATCCGTTGGCGAAACCATGGCCATTGGACGTACATTTAAAGAATCACTGCAAAAAGCCTTACGCGGACTGGAAATCGGGCACTTCGGCTTGGGGGGCGGCAATAAAGATCTGTGGGGAACACCAAAACAACCTTCCCAGGATTTCATTGAGTCCAGATTGTCGATTCCAAACGAAGAACGCATTTTCTTCATTCGCTATGCATTCAAACTCGGCATGACCTCCGAACAGATTCATGAATTAAGTGATATCGATCCCTGGTTCCTGAACCACATCAAACAATTGGTTGAGTTTGAAGAAGAGATTTGTAATTCTTCTCGACTGGAAGATCTTGACTTCGCATTCATGAAAAAGGCGAAGCAGTATGGTTATTCCGACAAACAGCTGGCGTTCTGGTTGGACTCCACAGAAATGGATGTTCGCCAATACCGTAAAAATTTGGGCATCGAAGCCACATTCAAGCAAGTCGATACCTGTGCGGCGGAATTCGAAGCATATACTCCCTATTTTTATTCCACTTACGAACAGGAAAACGAAACGCCAGCTAACCCGGAACAAAATCGGCGAATCATGATTCTGGGAGGCGGTCCTAACCGGATTGGACAGGGGATTGAGTTCGATTATTGTTGCTGCCAGGCCTCGTTCGCTTTGCGAGAGTTAGGTATTGAGAGCATCATGGTCAATTCGAATCCCGAAACGGTTTCGACTGATTACGACACGTCCGATCATTTATTCTTTGAACCGTTAACGACTGAAGATGTTTTAAATATCTGCGACCGTATGCAGCCTGATGGGGTGATCGTACAATTCGGCGGTCAAACACCTCTCAATCTCGCCCGTGGTCTTGAAGCTGCCGGTGTTAATATTATTGGTACCAGCCCCGAAATGATCGATGCCGCCGAAGATCGGGAACGCTTTCAGGCTATTCTTGAGAAACTCGAACTTCATCAACCACCAAATGGAATCGCCACCGATACAGAAAGTGCACGTGCCGTTGCAAACGAAATCAGTTATCCCATTCTGGTTCGTCCCAGCTATGTGTTGGGCGGCCGGGCAATGGAAATCTGTTACGATGAAGAATCCCTTGTACGCTATATGCATGAAGCCGTCAATGCGTCTCCTGATCACCCGGTGCTCGTTGATCAGTTCCTGGAAGATGCGATTGAGGTCGACGTCGATGCCATTTCTGATGGAATCACCACCCTGGTCGGAGGAGTTATGGAGCACATCGAGGAAGCGGGAGTTCACTCTGGTGACTCTGCCTGTGTGCTGCCTCCACACTCTTTACCCGACTCTGTGATTGATGAGATCAAACGCGCCACTTACGCGCTCGCACGAGAATTAAAAGTATGTGGCTTAATGAATATCCAGTTTGCCGTCAAACAGACTGAAGACGGATACACGGTCTATATTCTGGAAGTGAATCCCCGTGCGAGTCGCACATCACCGTTCGTTTCAAAAGCCACAGGCCTCTCATTACCGCGTGTCGCCGCGAAAGTCATGGCCGGTGTTCCACTGCTGGAACAAGGCGTGACAAGGGAAATTGTACCCCAACATACTTCAGTCAAAGAGAGTGTCTTTCCCTTTTCTCGATTCTTGGGAGTCGATATCATCCTCGGCCCGGAAATGCGTTCCACGGGCGAAGTGATGGGAATCTCCAAAGGCTTCGCTCTCGCGTTTGCCAAAAGTCAGTTAGCCGCAAATACGACTCTGCATTCTGAAGGAACTGTATTTATCAGCATGGCTGACGTCTATAAGGAAACCATGATTGAACCCGCACGTCGCTTGATCGAGATGGGATTCAAAATCGTCTCGACTTCAGGAACCGCACGCGTTCTTCAAGAGGCTGGCATCGAAGTCTCCACCGTAAAGAAGTTGAAAGAAGGCCGGCCGAATCTGCTAGACATGATGGCGAATCAAGATGTGCAATTTATCTTCAATACGCCCAGCGGAAAAGGTTCGCGCACCGATGAAGGTAAGATCCGTTCTGCATCCGTTACGTATGGTGTGACGTGTGTCACCACAATTCCCGGATGTTTGGCAGTCGTCAAGGCTCTGGAGGCTTTAGCAGAAGACGCCACACCTCAAGTTCGTGCCCTGCAGGACTGGATGGCTGACATTGAATAA
- a CDS encoding class I SAM-dependent methyltransferase, whose protein sequence is MAFSLTYQSHSFTFETAPELFSPKNLDKGTEAMLSTVTFGPGQRVLDLGCGYGVVGILAAKIVRPENVVMTDIEPAAIQLARDNAEQNQVDAVKIMQSDGLNDHHETDFDWILSNPPYHTDFSIAKNFIMKGFNRLKIGGRMVMVTRRRLWYQKKLTSTFGGVDLKEIDGYFVFHAEKRRATYAAKKRRR, encoded by the coding sequence ATGGCATTTTCTCTCACCTATCAAAGTCACTCATTCACATTCGAAACCGCTCCGGAGTTGTTTTCTCCCAAAAATCTTGACAAGGGAACGGAGGCAATGTTATCGACGGTGACATTCGGACCCGGTCAGCGTGTGTTAGACCTGGGTTGCGGATATGGTGTCGTGGGAATTCTGGCAGCGAAAATAGTGAGACCAGAAAATGTTGTGATGACTGACATTGAGCCGGCAGCGATACAGCTTGCACGGGACAACGCAGAGCAGAATCAGGTTGACGCTGTAAAAATCATGCAGAGTGATGGCCTGAATGATCACCACGAAACCGACTTCGACTGGATTTTATCGAATCCCCCTTATCATACCGATTTTTCAATCGCTAAAAATTTCATTATGAAAGGCTTTAACCGATTAAAAATCGGTGGTCGGATGGTGATGGTCACGCGTCGTCGACTCTGGTATCAGAAAAAACTGACGAGTACTTTTGGAGGCGTCGATCTGAAAGAGATTGACGGCTATTTTGTGTTTCATGCCGAGAAACGACGTGCGACTTATGCTGCTAAGAAACGTAGACGGTGA
- a CDS encoding alpha/beta hydrolase, whose amino-acid sequence MPSRIHQFKQIFNISFAIALALLLISNPVCGQNKKRKKKPQPFGWVNELKQKLPGVQHGTFHSPSMKVDVGYCIYLPPQYEAPENKKRRFPVVYYLHGGRPGSETKSVRLAEYINKHMTAGDVTPMIYVFVNGGPVSHYNLPKRENAMGEDVFVKELIPHIDKTYRTIADRKGRGIEGFSQGGRGTTRIMFKHPQLFCSAAPGGAGHATEKRISEENGRENPNLIFAKGYNTYDLAREYAKHPEPDLRILIHVGTKGFNYENNLAYMNFLDSLKIPFEKLIVLEVPHSAVKIYQKQGLKIMQFHANNFRQAAIKD is encoded by the coding sequence ATGCCATCTCGAATCCACCAATTCAAACAGATTTTTAACATAAGCTTCGCCATAGCATTGGCGCTGTTACTCATTTCTAACCCGGTTTGTGGGCAGAATAAGAAACGGAAGAAGAAGCCGCAGCCCTTTGGCTGGGTGAATGAACTAAAACAAAAACTTCCCGGTGTGCAGCATGGAACATTTCATAGTCCATCGATGAAAGTTGATGTCGGCTACTGCATCTACCTGCCTCCACAATACGAGGCACCCGAAAACAAGAAACGACGATTTCCCGTTGTGTACTACCTGCATGGTGGCCGCCCTGGCAGTGAAACAAAAAGTGTGCGCCTCGCCGAATACATCAACAAACATATGACAGCCGGTGATGTCACACCAATGATCTATGTGTTTGTAAACGGAGGACCGGTCAGTCACTATAATCTGCCCAAACGTGAGAACGCGATGGGGGAAGATGTCTTTGTGAAAGAGCTGATTCCACATATTGATAAAACCTATCGTACCATTGCCGACCGCAAAGGCCGTGGGATCGAAGGCTTTTCGCAAGGTGGTCGCGGCACCACGCGCATCATGTTTAAACATCCACAATTATTTTGTTCTGCAGCGCCGGGGGGAGCCGGCCATGCCACTGAGAAGCGCATCTCGGAAGAAAACGGGCGCGAAAACCCAAATCTAATCTTCGCCAAAGGCTATAACACATACGATCTGGCCCGCGAGTATGCAAAACATCCTGAACCAGACCTCCGGATCTTAATTCATGTCGGCACCAAAGGGTTCAATTACGAGAATAACCTCGCCTACATGAACTTCCTGGATTCACTCAAAATCCCATTTGAAAAACTCATCGTCCTCGAAGTACCACATAGTGCCGTGAAAATTTATCAAAAGCAAGGGCTCAAAATTATGCAATTTCATGCTAATAATTTTCGCCAGGCTGCTATAAAAGACTAA
- the amt gene encoding ammonium transporter — protein sequence MDLHQQIDIVWVLVCTIFVLFMQAGFCCLESGLSRSKNSIHVAIKNVVDVCVVGILFWIFGFGLMFGTTTGGLIGTSHFPYLNPGTDNFLSAFFLFQLMLCVTAATIASGASAERMRFTAYVILAVVLGGLIYPVFGHWAWTSHFAGKAPGWLESLGFKDFSGSTVVHSIGAWAALASIVIIGPRLGRFDKTQSKRKFKGHNLTLATTGVFILWIGWFGFNGGSEFGFTSHVPQILINTFIASAFGATTLLIWQFYQRKQIEIENILNGLLAGLVASSASCDVISPISAAVIGVIAAIVMESGVWLLERCQLDDTIGVIPVHGFAGVWGTLAVAIFVPAEFLTHSRFEQFLIQLLGCVVCFVWCFSFCWVTLRTVSKYVRLRATSEEEEMGLNMADHGTSTEMYDLLNSMERHIQGDSSPIEDLDEHSDVGLIAQQYNRVSEKRDQALNELQSRTNNLELVRTELEKKTSELEVKAERLKKANEDAEAASRAKSEFLANMSHEIRTPMTAVLGYTDLLIEESWGRPGSLKLLDVIKRNGNYLLELINDILDLSKIESGNLTVETIQFSLMEKMKEIQSLMNIRAEHQEIRFKLTFNGKIPERIQSDPTRLKQILINLIGNAIKFTPDGGKVSVETSFLESESGKPMLQFKIQDTGIGMTQEQMRNLYQPFVQADSSTTRKFGGTGLGLAISKRLSEMLGGDLVCDSVPEQGTVFTLTISTGEMESMSFHDDPMAALKAIQVGSRDNFSADGSAQQKPKGTCSVLLAEDGVDNQRLISTLLKKEGAKVMLAENGDIAYRCAMNAREQGNPFDVILMDMSMPVLDGYGATRKLREQGYNLPIVALTAHAMSSDRQKCLDAGCDDYTTKPVNRNKLREIVETYQSLIPEEEVVETVG from the coding sequence ATGGATCTTCACCAACAAATTGACATTGTCTGGGTTCTTGTTTGCACAATTTTTGTATTGTTTATGCAGGCAGGGTTTTGCTGTCTGGAATCCGGTTTATCTCGGTCAAAAAACAGTATCCACGTTGCAATTAAAAACGTTGTAGATGTGTGTGTGGTCGGCATTCTTTTCTGGATTTTCGGATTCGGATTGATGTTCGGGACAACTACGGGTGGTTTGATAGGAACTTCTCACTTTCCGTATTTGAACCCGGGAACCGATAACTTTCTGTCAGCCTTTTTCCTTTTTCAGCTGATGCTTTGTGTCACTGCTGCCACGATTGCGTCAGGTGCTTCTGCAGAGAGAATGCGATTTACTGCCTACGTGATTCTGGCGGTTGTCCTTGGCGGACTGATTTATCCCGTTTTCGGTCACTGGGCCTGGACTAGTCACTTTGCTGGAAAAGCTCCCGGATGGTTGGAATCTCTCGGATTTAAAGATTTCAGTGGTTCGACAGTCGTTCATTCGATTGGTGCCTGGGCTGCATTGGCTTCTATTGTCATTATCGGACCACGGCTTGGAAGATTTGATAAGACGCAAAGCAAACGCAAGTTCAAAGGGCATAACCTGACATTAGCAACGACCGGTGTATTTATTCTATGGATAGGTTGGTTTGGATTTAACGGTGGGAGCGAATTTGGTTTTACATCTCATGTTCCTCAAATATTGATTAATACATTTATTGCATCAGCCTTTGGTGCCACTACCTTACTGATCTGGCAGTTCTATCAACGTAAGCAGATAGAAATTGAAAATATTCTGAATGGACTCCTGGCGGGTCTCGTAGCCAGTAGTGCCAGTTGTGATGTGATTTCGCCTATATCAGCCGCCGTCATCGGAGTCATCGCTGCGATTGTGATGGAAAGCGGCGTCTGGCTTCTGGAGCGTTGCCAACTGGATGATACGATTGGTGTCATTCCCGTGCATGGTTTTGCTGGTGTCTGGGGAACACTTGCCGTTGCGATTTTTGTTCCGGCAGAATTTCTGACTCATTCGCGATTTGAACAGTTTTTAATCCAATTGCTGGGATGTGTAGTTTGTTTCGTTTGGTGTTTTTCATTTTGTTGGGTCACACTACGAACAGTAAGCAAGTATGTGCGTCTGCGAGCCACATCTGAAGAAGAAGAGATGGGATTGAATATGGCAGATCATGGTACTTCGACAGAAATGTATGATTTACTCAATTCGATGGAGCGACATATTCAGGGTGATTCCAGCCCTATCGAGGACTTGGATGAACATAGCGATGTGGGATTGATAGCCCAACAATATAATCGTGTCTCGGAAAAACGTGATCAGGCACTGAACGAACTTCAGAGTCGAACAAATAATCTCGAATTGGTTCGCACGGAACTGGAAAAGAAAACATCCGAATTGGAAGTAAAAGCCGAACGCCTGAAGAAAGCTAATGAAGATGCAGAGGCAGCATCTCGTGCCAAAAGCGAATTTCTGGCAAATATGAGTCACGAAATCAGAACACCTATGACAGCTGTTCTGGGATACACGGATTTATTAATAGAAGAAAGCTGGGGACGTCCTGGAAGTTTGAAATTACTTGATGTCATCAAAAGAAATGGAAATTATTTACTGGAACTCATTAATGATATTCTTGATCTTTCCAAAATAGAGTCAGGAAATCTCACGGTTGAAACAATTCAATTTTCCCTGATGGAAAAAATGAAAGAAATTCAGTCATTAATGAATATTCGAGCTGAACATCAGGAAATTCGATTCAAGTTAACATTTAACGGAAAAATCCCCGAACGAATTCAGAGCGATCCCACTCGACTCAAGCAGATTCTCATTAACCTGATTGGTAACGCTATTAAATTCACACCTGATGGTGGAAAAGTCTCCGTAGAAACATCATTCCTGGAATCAGAGTCGGGCAAACCAATGTTACAGTTCAAAATTCAGGATACAGGCATTGGGATGACTCAGGAACAAATGAGGAATCTCTATCAACCATTTGTTCAAGCAGACTCTTCGACAACGCGTAAATTCGGAGGAACGGGATTAGGTTTGGCTATCAGTAAACGGCTTTCAGAAATGCTAGGTGGTGATTTGGTTTGTGATAGTGTTCCCGAACAAGGAACTGTTTTCACCTTGACCATCAGTACTGGTGAAATGGAATCCATGTCGTTTCACGATGATCCCATGGCTGCCTTGAAGGCGATTCAAGTTGGCAGCCGAGATAATTTTTCTGCTGACGGATCAGCACAACAAAAACCAAAAGGAACCTGTTCTGTACTTTTGGCTGAAGATGGAGTTGATAATCAACGATTGATTTCTACGCTTCTGAAGAAAGAAGGAGCGAAGGTCATGCTGGCAGAGAATGGAGATATTGCCTATAGATGTGCAATGAATGCGCGTGAGCAAGGTAACCCATTTGATGTCATCTTAATGGACATGTCGATGCCTGTATTAGATGGTTATGGTGCCACTAGAAAATTACGAGAACAGGGATATAATTTGCCCATTGTTGCTTTAACGGCACACGCCATGAGTAGTGATCGTCAAAAATGTCTTGATGCAGGTTGTGATGACTATACTACAAAACCAGTTAATCGGAATAAACTCAGGGAAATTGTAGAGACATATCAGTCACTGATCCCTGAAGAGGAGGTTGTAGAAACAGTGGGTTGA